Proteins from a genomic interval of Candidatus Gracilibacteria bacterium:
- a CDS encoding S1 RNA-binding domain-containing protein codes for MTTTAAQFIPMDELLKDSPKLLSPKPGELVEGKLVLISRNRILIDIGGVKVGIISGRETRDSADTLKTIQPGDKILACVIDPENEEGFVVLSLRKASQERAWDNFSKAFEKNEVISVKPIEANKGGLLLEVDGIKGFIPVSQLAPLHYPRVNGADANLILQKLKLLIGQSLQVKIINIDKENGKLILSERAAFQEERQSALKQIKVGEAVSGRISGVVKFGIFVAFAGLEGLVHISEIAWGHVKNPSDYGKVGDEVQVKIIGVDGDKISLSMKQLMADPWAAAAKTFEVGSVVEGEINRLAPFGAFMKLTEDINGLIHLSEMTTEAGDPVNDPADALKVGDKVKAKIIDINLEEHRIGLSLKALNEKATAKAEARKEEKKSKEEARAKKEKEEKEEKGEEEAA; via the coding sequence ATGACCACGACTGCTGCACAATTCATCCCCATGGATGAACTTTTAAAAGATTCCCCGAAACTCCTGAGCCCAAAGCCCGGAGAATTGGTGGAAGGAAAATTGGTTTTGATTTCCCGCAACCGTATCTTGATTGATATTGGTGGAGTCAAAGTCGGAATCATTTCCGGCCGTGAAACCCGAGACAGTGCGGATACGTTAAAAACCATTCAACCCGGCGACAAAATTCTCGCCTGTGTCATCGATCCTGAAAATGAAGAAGGATTTGTGGTTCTTTCTCTCCGAAAAGCCAGCCAAGAACGTGCTTGGGATAACTTCTCCAAAGCGTTTGAAAAGAATGAAGTCATCAGTGTTAAACCCATTGAAGCCAATAAAGGAGGTCTTCTTCTTGAAGTGGATGGCATCAAAGGATTTATTCCAGTTTCTCAATTAGCCCCTCTCCACTATCCTCGTGTGAATGGAGCGGATGCCAATTTGATTTTGCAAAAATTGAAACTTCTCATTGGACAATCCTTGCAGGTTAAAATCATCAATATTGATAAGGAAAATGGCAAATTGATCCTTTCTGAACGCGCCGCCTTCCAAGAAGAACGCCAAAGCGCTCTCAAACAAATTAAGGTGGGCGAAGCGGTTTCTGGCCGCATCAGCGGTGTGGTTAAATTTGGTATTTTCGTGGCCTTTGCCGGATTGGAAGGATTGGTCCATATTTCCGAAATCGCTTGGGGTCATGTTAAGAATCCGTCCGACTACGGAAAAGTAGGCGATGAAGTGCAGGTGAAGATCATTGGCGTGGATGGCGACAAGATTTCCCTCAGTATGAAGCAATTGATGGCAGATCCTTGGGCTGCGGCAGCCAAGACCTTTGAGGTCGGTAGCGTGGTGGAAGGAGAAATCAATCGTTTGGCTCCTTTCGGCGCTTTCATGAAGCTCACCGAGGATATCAACGGCTTGATCCATCTTTCCGAAATGACGACTGAAGCCGGCGATCCCGTGAATGATCCTGCGGATGCACTTAAGGTTGGAGATAAGGTCAAAGCCAAGATCATCGACATCAATCTTGAGGAACACCGCATTGGTCTCAGCTTGAAAGCCCTCAATGAAAAAGCAACGGCCAAAGCTGAAGCCCGAAAAGAAGAAAAGAAATCCAAAGAAGAAGCTCGAGCCAAGAAAGAAAAGGAAGAGAAAGAGGAAAAGGGTGAGGAAGAAGCCGCGTAA